In Thermobaculum terrenum ATCC BAA-798, the DNA window TAGGGCAGCAATTTTTGGCGCGCTAGCCCAGGGCACCACAGATATCTATAATTACTCCCCAGCCCGAGATTGCCAATCTACGCTAGAATGCCTTCTATCTCTTGGCACCGGAATACGCAGGGATGGCAACTATATTCGAGTGGAGGGCGTGGGAGATACAGGCTTCAAAGAGCCTGAAAGTATACTAGATTGCGGTAATTCAGGAACCACTATGCGCCTGCTAATAGGTGCCCTAGCCCCCATGGACCTCTATGCTGTGCTTATCGGGGATAAAAGCCTCACAAAGAGACCCATGGACAGGGTACTCAAACCCCTAGGTGATATGGGACTTAGATATTACGCTAGAAACAAAGACAGATATCCACCAGTATCAATCAGGGGAGGCAAGATTCAGGGCATTCATTATCAAACTCCTGTAGCTAGCGCACAAGTCAAGAGCGCCATACTGTTAGCTGGTTTGAGAGCTGAAGGGGAAACTGTTGTAACAGAGCCTGCCAAATCAAGGGATCATACAGAGCGTATGCTGAAAGCCATGGGGGCTCAAATACAGTCTGATGGAACAACAGTCAGACTGGTGGCCAGCAGGTTGTCGGCAACCACTTTCCATGTCCCTGCCGATCCTTCATCAGCAGCCTTCATTCTGGCAGCAGCCCTTATAGTACCTGAATCAAAAGTTACAACAAGCAACATATGCCTTAACCCAACTAGAATAGGGTTCTTAAACGTGCTGGAAAGGATGGGGGCTAACATAGAAATTCACAATGAACGAGAATCTTCAGGGGAGCCCATAGGTGACATAGAGGCTTCCACATCAGAACTAAATGGCATAGAGATAGGGGGGACGGAGATCCCCACTCTGATAGACGAGATACCTATACTAGCCGTTTTGGCTACACAGGCAAAGGGAAGAACAGTCATAAGGGACGCCGAAGAGTTAAGGATCAAAGAAACCGACCGCATAAGCGTACTGTGCAGAGCGCTACAGCAGATGGGAGCCGATATTAGAGAGATGAGAGATGGGTTCGAGATACATGGGCCTTGTAAACTAAAGGGCGCTAAGGTAGATCCAGATCACGACCATAGAATAGCTATGGCTCTAGCTGTAGCCTCACTTATAGCCGAGGACAAAACCACTATCTTAGGAGCAGAATGTGCTTCAATATCCTACCCAAACTTCTGGGATCATCTCTCATCTCTAGGCGTAGAGCTAAGCGGCACACAGTCAGATTCAAAAACTAACGTATAGGCTATGGCTATGAAACAGGTCGGTGTGATCGGATACCCAATAAAACACAGCATATCTCCAGTCTTTCAGCAGGCAGCGTTTGATGCTTTAGGGATAGAAGCTATCTACAAAGCTTACGAGGTTCCACCTGAAGATCTAAGAAGCTTTTTCTTCAATCTAAGAAATGGTAACTGGCTAGGCGTAAACGTCACTATCCCACATAAAAGTGCTGCAGCGAAGCTGGCAGATGAACGATCTCAAGAAGTATCCTTTACGGGAGCCGCCAACACCATAATTAGCATGAATGGTAGGTTGAAGGCCCATAACACAGATATATCAGGATTCATTTTGGCTCTTGAGGAAAATGGATTCCAGATCAAGTCTAAAAGGGCTGTGGTGTTAGGCAGCGGAGGAACCACTCGGGCAGTAGTCTATGCACTTGCTATTTGCGAGGCTCAAAGCATAGCGGTTATAGGTAGAAGTCAGGATAAAGTTCATTCTCTTATATCCGAGTTAAAACCTTTCTTTGAGCATAAGCAAGTAACAGTAACCGGTCATTCTTGGGAGAAAGATTCGATAAGGCGGCAGATCCAGAATTCTGATATTCTCATAAATACAACCCCCATAGGAATGAAAGGGACTGATCAGGAGCATTTATCTCCTGTGAGTAAAGAAGACCTAAGCAGTGATCTTATTGTTTTTGACGTCGTGTACAACCCAATAATGACGCCCCTGCTTACCTACGCCAAGGATGTAGGAGCCTCTACTATTAGCGGCATAGAGATGCTCATTTACCAGGGGGCAGAATCTTTTAGGCTATGGACAGGACAAGAGCCTCCTGTGGATATCATGCGCAAAGCTGCCATAAAAGCAATGGAGGAAAAATCTAGAGATGTTTAGGTGGCTAACTGCTGGAGAATCTCATGGTCAAGCTTTAGTGGCTTTAATAGATGGTATGCCCGCGGGCTTCAAGATAAACATAGATGAAATAAACAAGGAATTGCGCCGCAGACAGGGTGGTTACGGAAGAGGTGGTCGTCAAAAGATAGAGAGGGACACTGCTCATGTGCTGTCAGGTATAAGAAATGGTACTACCCTGGGAAGCCCTATCTCCATAATGATCAGGAACCTAGATTGGGAAAACTGGCAAAACGTGATGAGAGTGGAGCCTGGGGAAGAACCTAAGAAGGTCACAAGGCTACGACCTGGACACGCGGATATGGCTGGATCTCTTAAGTACGGCCACGATGATGTTCGCAACGTACTTGAGAGGGCTAGCGCCAGAGAAACAGCAGCTAGAGTAGCGGTTGGAGCTATTGCCAAACAGTGCCTGCAAGAATTTGGAATAAGTATTCACAGTCTCACTCGTAGTATCGGCCCTATAAGGTCAGATGCTACACCTCCTTATGATTGGCAACAGATAGAGGAATCTCCAGTTAGGGCCCCTAGCCACTCCGAAGAGATGGTAAAAGCTATAGATGAAGCTAGAGAAAACGGGGACACTCTGGGGGGAATCTTTGAGGTGATAGCTGAAGGAGTTCCAGTTGGGTTGGGATCTCATACGCAATGGGACCGCAAGCTAGACGGAAGAATAGCACAGGCATTCATGAGCATTCAGGCTGTCAAGGGTGTAGGGATAGGTGCGGCCTGGGAAGCGGCCTCTTTGCCCGGCTCACAGGTCCACGATGTCATCATTCCAGACGAAGAAGGGAATCTCAAACATGCCACAAACAGAGCCGGTGGAGTGGAAGGTGGCATAAGTAACGGAGAACCTATAGTAGTACAGGCTGCTCTCAAGCCTATAAGTACACTACTCAAGCCTCTGGATTCTGCAGACCTTATAACCAGGGAACCTATGAAGGCTCGTTATGAGCGAAGCGATATCTGTGTAGTGCCAGCGGCCGGAGT includes these proteins:
- the aroC gene encoding chorismate synthase, translating into MFRWLTAGESHGQALVALIDGMPAGFKINIDEINKELRRRQGGYGRGGRQKIERDTAHVLSGIRNGTTLGSPISIMIRNLDWENWQNVMRVEPGEEPKKVTRLRPGHADMAGSLKYGHDDVRNVLERASARETAARVAVGAIAKQCLQEFGISIHSLTRSIGPIRSDATPPYDWQQIEESPVRAPSHSEEMVKAIDEARENGDTLGGIFEVIAEGVPVGLGSHTQWDRKLDGRIAQAFMSIQAVKGVGIGAAWEAASLPGSQVHDVIIPDEEGNLKHATNRAGGVEGGISNGEPIVVQAALKPISTLLKPLDSADLITREPMKARYERSDICVVPAAGVVGEAMLAIVLWDAFLEKFGGDSLREIRRNYEGYIESLKLGNFAQS
- a CDS encoding shikimate dehydrogenase; its protein translation is MKQVGVIGYPIKHSISPVFQQAAFDALGIEAIYKAYEVPPEDLRSFFFNLRNGNWLGVNVTIPHKSAAAKLADERSQEVSFTGAANTIISMNGRLKAHNTDISGFILALEENGFQIKSKRAVVLGSGGTTRAVVYALAICEAQSIAVIGRSQDKVHSLISELKPFFEHKQVTVTGHSWEKDSIRRQIQNSDILINTTPIGMKGTDQEHLSPVSKEDLSSDLIVFDVVYNPIMTPLLTYAKDVGASTISGIEMLIYQGAESFRLWTGQEPPVDIMRKAAIKAMEEKSRDV
- the aroA gene encoding 3-phosphoshikimate 1-carboxyvinyltransferase, with the protein product MDITISPARSVHGNIMPPGDKSISHRAAIFGALAQGTTDIYNYSPARDCQSTLECLLSLGTGIRRDGNYIRVEGVGDTGFKEPESILDCGNSGTTMRLLIGALAPMDLYAVLIGDKSLTKRPMDRVLKPLGDMGLRYYARNKDRYPPVSIRGGKIQGIHYQTPVASAQVKSAILLAGLRAEGETVVTEPAKSRDHTERMLKAMGAQIQSDGTTVRLVASRLSATTFHVPADPSSAAFILAAALIVPESKVTTSNICLNPTRIGFLNVLERMGANIEIHNERESSGEPIGDIEASTSELNGIEIGGTEIPTLIDEIPILAVLATQAKGRTVIRDAEELRIKETDRISVLCRALQQMGADIREMRDGFEIHGPCKLKGAKVDPDHDHRIAMALAVASLIAEDKTTILGAECASISYPNFWDHLSSLGVELSGTQSDSKTNV